The genomic region CGCCGTCCGCCACCTGGTAACTGACCTGTTGCCGGCCCTTGGCCAGATCGAAACGGATCGCCAACTGTTGGCTGAACTTGTCCTGCACGCCTGGTGAGATCTCTTGAGACCAGCGGGTGCCGCCACTCTCTGTCCAGACCCTTTGCTCGGGCCAATCGAACTGGAGCCGGGTCAGGTTCCTGATCTCCCCGTTGCCGAGCCGGTATTCGTAGGCGTGGGGTACGATGTCGCTGTTTTTCAGCACGCCTTCGCTGGTCTCCTGAACCTCGTCGGTCTGAAACCAATCGACCAGTCGTTCGGGACGGGTATGCGCATGATAGAGATATTTGCCATCCTCAGTGAGGGTGAGTTGGAGCGTCAGACTTCCCAGGGGTACACCGTAGTTGGTGACCTGAAAACCGGCATCGAAGGATCTGAGCTGGAAGGGGGATTCCGCACTGAGTAGCGAACTGCACAACAGTAGTGGGATACCAGCCAGCCAGTAGCGGAAGAATCCGGTGGCCTTCATGGATCAGACGATCTCCTGATCCGGCGTGAAGAGGACCGGCTGCTGTAACGGTTGGTTGTCCAGATAAACCTGGCCATTTTCCGCCAATCGCAGTCTCTGCTGGGCAAACCAGCGTATTGCCAACGGGTAGATGAGGTGCTCGCGCTGCAGTACACGGTTGGCTAAAGTCCCGGCATCGTCACCATCCCGGACGGGTACCTGGGCCTGCACGATCAATGGGCCGCCATCCAGCTCCTCGGTGACGAAGTGCACACTGGCGCCATGCAGGGTCTCTCCTTCATCCAGGGCCTGCTGATGGGTGTTGAGGCCACGGAACTTCGGTAGCAGTGAAGGGTGGATATTGAACATCCGGCCGGCGTAGTGGCGCACGAATCCGGGGGTGAGGATGCGCATGAAACCTGCCAGCACTACCAGCCCTGGCTGATACTCTTCGATGAGTTCGATCAGCGCCTGGTCGTAACTCTCCCGGTCAGGGAATGTCTTGTGGTTCAGTACCCGGGTAGGGATACCGGCGTTTTCTGCACGGGTCAGGCCTAACACATCGGGCCGGTTGCTGATGACGGCGCGGATCTCCACCGGCAGATCGCCCACTGCGCCGTCGATGATCGCCTGCAGGTTGGTGCCGCCACCTGAGATCAGGGCGACCAGCGGCAGTTTATGGTTATCGCTCATGCACCCAGGCTTCCGCTGATCTCGACCACCGGTTCATCGCTGTCGCTGGTTTCGATCTGTCCCAGTCGCCAGGCGGTCTCGCCGGAATCGTTCAGCATCTGCATTGCACGTTCTGAATCTTCGGCAGCGATGCAGACCACCATACCCACGCCACAGTTGAAGGTGCGCAGCATTTCCGACTGGATCACGCTGCCTTTCGACTGCAGCCAGCTGAAAACTTCCGGCAGTTGCCAGGAGTCACTGTCGATGACTGCCTTGCTTCCGGCTGGCAGAACGCGGGGAAGGTTCTCCGGTAGGCCGCCGCCGGTGATGTGGGCGAGGGCGTGGATCTCAACCTCAGCCATCAGCGCCAGCAGGGATTTGACGTAGATGTGGGTCGGCGCCAGCAGTGCTTCGCCCAGCGTCCCTTCACCCATGGGCTCGGCAAGATCGGCGCCGCTCACTTCGAGGATCTTGCGGATCAGCGAATAGCCGTTGGAGTGTGGGCCGGAAGCGGCAAGTCCGATCAGCACGTCGCCGGGCTTTACCAGTTCGCCCTGGATCAATTTGCGCTTCTCGGCGATGCCGACGCAGAAACCGGCCAGATCGTAATCTCCTTCGCTATACATGCCAGGCATCTCGGCGGTTTCGCCGCCGGTGAGGGCTGCGCCCGCCAGTTCGCACCCTTTGGCGATGCCACTGACCACATCGGTGGCCACGTCCAGCTCCAGCTTGCCGGTGGCGTAGTAGTCGAGAAAGAAGAGCGGCTCAGCACCTGCCACCACGATGTCGTTGACACACATGGCCACCAGATCGATGCCGATGGTGTCGTGGCGCTTGAGTTCCAGCGCCAGTTTCAACTTGGTGCCTACCCCGTCGGTGCCGGAGACCAGTACCGGCTCGGAATAGCGGTCGAGGGGCAGTTCGAACAGCGCGCCAAATCCGCCGAGGCCGGACAGCACACCGGGCCTGAAGGTTTTTTTGACGATAGGCTTGATGCGTTCTATCAGGCTGTTGCCGGCATCGATGTCTACACCGGCATCCCGGTAACTGAGTTGGGTTTCGCTGTTGCGGGTACTGTCTTGGGCCACAGGTTGACTCCCTGGTGGGCGGTTACTGTTGGCGTGGGATTTTAGCAGATCTTCCGGTACACCGTGATAGAGTTGCTGTTGGAGGATTTGTCCGGCTTTTCCGTTTCCGGATGAAGACTAACGACTTAGACAGGCTTTCTGCTCCGCGATAGAATCCCAGCGGTCAAAACGGCTGAGATGAATTTAACTGGACCCATATTTCAATGATCTTTAAACAGACATGGCTGATATTACTGCTTCTGCTCTGGTGTACCGGAGCGGTGGCGGAGCGTGTGTCCGGACTCTACGAAGCGGCGGTGCCGGTGGTGGGGCAGGGTGCCCAAGCTCGTGCACCGGCCATGCGGGAGGCCTTTGGCCAGGTGCTGATCAAGATCTCCGGCAACCGCGACCTGTTACAACAGGAAGATCTTGCCAAGCGGCTGAAAAGGGCTCCCAGGTATGTTCAGCAGTACCGCTACCGCATGCTGGAACAGCCGCTATCGGATGATCCTGCACCTGTGGTGGATCCGGAAAACCCACTGCCGGATCGGCTGCTTTGGGTGCGTTTTGATGAAAAAGCCGTGAATCGCCTGCTGCGAGAGGCCAGCGTGCCGGTCTGGGGCGGCACCCGGCCATCCACGCTGGTCTGGCTGACTCGTGATGCCAAAGGCCGTCGCACCCTCTACCAGCAGGATATGGAGCCGGAACTGGCAACTACGGTGACTGAAACAGCGGACCAGCGAGGTCTACCTGTGGTGATGCCGCTGATGGATCTCGAAGATAGAAACGCCCTCCAGGTAAGTGACCTCTGGGGCGATTTTGAAGAGAACATTCGTCGTGCCTCCCAGCGTTATCTGCCCGATGTGATCCTGGCAGGCCGTCTGCACCGGCAGGGCGGCCAGGCCTGGAGTGGTGACTGGACGCTCTATCTGCCGGATGGAGTGGAGCAGTGGCAGATTCAAGGCAAGAGCGATCTGGCGCTGGCTCGCGAGGGAGTGCAGCAGGCGGTGGATCTGTTGGCTGCCAGGTTTGCACCCCAGAGTGCTTCTCAGGGAGTTGAGGCACTTCGGATAAGGGTTTCAGGTATGCTCAATCTGGCTGACTATGTTCTGGTCAAAGACTATCTGCGATCATTGGTGATGATAGAGCAGCTGGACCTGTTGGCGGCGGGTTCGGAACAAGTCAGTTTTCTGGCCAGAGTGCAGGGGGGGCGTGAAGCACTGGAGCGGGGTATTCTACTCGGCGGTGTGTTGGAGTCGGTGGTTACCTCTGATGAGGTGGTGGAAGCAGAGGCGTCGCCACCGGAAGATTTCGATGTGCAGAGTCTCGACTACCGTTTGCGGCAGTGAGCCAGTTTGGATTGTCTTCACTGATTAGTATTCGTCCAGAACACTGTTTTTTGCTACGAAGAGCACGAAGTACACGATGAAAATTTATGGTTAATCAATCTCTTTACCTTAGTGCTCTTCTCGTGTTCTTTGTGGTTAGATATGAATTTTCGGACGGGCACAAATTAATCTGTCCAGTATCACCTGATAATTTGTAAAAAATGCAGCCCAGAGACATACCCAATCTCATCAGCTTTTTACGCATACTGCTCTCGGTGCCAGTCGTGTGGCTGCTTTTTGAGCGGGAGTTTTCTGCGGCACTGATGTTATTTGCCATTGCGGGCATCTCCGATGGCCTGGATGGTTTCCTGGCCAAACACTACGGCTGGGAGAGCCGCCTCGGCGGGATGCTCGATCCCCTGGCGGACAAGGCGCTGCTGATGAGTTCATTTCTGGTGCTCGGTGCATTGGGACTGGTCCCTGTCTGGTTGGTAATTCTGGTGATATTCCGGGACCTGCTGATTATTGGCGGTGCGCTCTATTACCACTTCAGTATCGAAGAACTGCAGGCCGATCCAAGTCTGATCAGTAAACTCAACACCCTGCTGCAGATATTGCTGGTCATCTTCGTGGTGACGGATGCAGGCCCCTATCCACTTCCTGCAGTGCTGGTTTCAGTCCTGGTCTGGAGCACGCTGGCCACTACGGTAGCCAGCGGAGTGGGTTATGTCTGGGTCTGGTCGCGCAAGGCGAAGGAGAAAGGGTTGCGGAGTTGATGGTTGGCACCCACATTGGTTTTCTGATGTGCAGGGTATTTGGTGTTGGCCCTATAACCCAAGCACTTCCCGGACAAACGGGATGGTCAGTTTTCTTTTCGCGGCGAGCGATGCCTGATCGAGCTGTTCCAATAGACCGGTTATCGAACCGATGTCCCGGGGGATTCGGTGCAGCAGGTAGCTTGCGGTGTCTTTCGAAAGTTCCAGGCCACGTTGCTGCGAGAGCTGGGTCAGCAGTATCAGGCGGCCATCATCGTCCAGGGGCAGCAGGTGGTAGCAGGGGCCCCAAGTGAGGCGGGAGGCGAGATCCGGTAGATGGATGTCCACTCCGGCAGGCGCAGAGTTTGCCGTTATCAGCAGTCGGGCATCACGCTCCCGAAGCTGGTTGAAGAGGTTGAAGAGGGCGATCTCCCATGCCGGGTCACCGGCCACTTTTTCCACATCGTCCAGACAGACCAGATCCAGTGTCTCCAGTCCCTCCAGAATACCGGGTTCCAACTCGCTGGTTTGTTCCAGGGGAATATAGGCGCAGGTGCCGCCGGACTCATCCTGTTGGTGACAGGATGCCTGCAACAGGTGGGTTTTTCCGGAACCGCTCTCCCCCCAAAGATAGATGAAGGGATCGGTTCCCGTCAGCAGACGCGAGAGTGCCTCACCATTACGGCCGGAAATAAAGCCGCTGAAGTTGACCGTAGGTTTTAACCCTATCCCCAAGGCAAGCTGACTGGACATGATGTTGACGTGGTCAATCGTTGGATGTGAGCTGCACTGCCTTGGCCGCGACTCGTTTGCCCAAGGCGCGGCAGAGCGTTTTTTCTTCATCGCTGAGGGGCAGATTGCTCTCTCCACCGGCCAGGTGGCTGGCACCATAAGGAGTACCGCCGGTTCTGGTGTGCAGCAGATCGGTTTCACTGTAAGGCAGTCCCATGAGGATCATGCCGTGGTGCATCAGCGGCAGCATCATCGAGAGCAGTGTGGTCTCCTGTACACCATGCATGCTCGATGTGGAGGTAAAAACGGCTGCGGGTTTGTCGATCAGCGAGCCGGTCATCCAGAGACGACTGGTCTGGTCGAGAAAGTATTTCAGTGGTGCCGCCATATTACCGAAACGGGTGGGACTGCCGAGGATCAATCCAGCACACGCTTGCAGATCAGCGTCAGTGGCGTAGGGTGCCCCCGACTCAGGAATGGCCTCGGCGGTTGCCTCACAGACGCTGGAAACTTCCGGTACGGTGCGCAGGCGGGCTGTCACGCCGGAGACATCCTCCACGCCACGGGCGATCTGCCGCGCCATCCCTGCGGTGGAGCCGTGGCGGCTGTAGTAGAGAATAAGAATCTCGGCCATCTCAGATGATCTCCAGTACCTGTTCCGGGGGACGGCCGAGGGCAGCCTTGCCGTTTTTGATGACGATGGGGCGTTCGATCAGTTTGGGGTGGGTGATCATGGCGTCGATCAACTGATCCCGGGTCAGCGAAGCGTCGGCGAGATTGTTCTCTTTGTATTCGCTCTCTTTCTTGCGCATCAGGTCTCTGGGTTCCATGCCGAGCATGTCGAGTACCTGTTCCAGGGTATCCCGGTTCGGTGGGGTTTTCAGATATTCCACGATCTCAGGTTCGACGCCGTTATCCTTCAGCAACTGGAGGGTCTGGCGGGATTTGCTGCAGCGGGGGTTGTGAAATATCTCCACACTCATTGGATTATTCTCTGGCTGAAAAACGCCTATTGTAACCATCGTTCAGGACGACGTCTCCCCACGGCCGTAGGTTGGTGGCATACTGTTCATCTACTCTTTGCAAGGTAATGACATGAGCATGGATCCTGCGGCAAGAGGCCGTCTCTATCTGCACCGCATCAGGCAGTTCAGTGCGTTGCTGTTGCACCATTTCGTCAAGGATGGGGGGGTGCAGAATACGGCAGCCCTGACCTACACTACGCTGCTCTCGCTGGTTCCCCTGATGACCGTCATGCTGGCGCTGTTTTCGGTTTTTCCCGCCTCGGAGCGGGTGGCAGTGGAGATCGAGGACTTTGTCTTCAAGAACTTTGTTCCGGCAGCGGGAGAGGTGGTACATGAGCATCTGAGTAATTTTAGCAGCAAGGCGGCAAAGCTCTCTGGTGTGGGGTTCGTCTTCCTGCTGGTGGTGGCGTTGATGTTGATGGGCAATATCGACAAGGCGTTCAACACCATCTGGCATGTGCGCAAGAAACGTGGGGCCATGTCGACCTTTATCGTCTACTGGGCAATCCTCTCTTTGGGACCCGTGTTGATCGTGGTCAGTGTGGGTGTGACTTCCTATCTGGTTTCAATACCGATTCTCAATGATGATGAGACGGTGCAGCAGTTGCGTTCACGCTTTTTGAGTATGAGCCCGGTCCTTATCTCCGCCTTAGCTTTTACCCTGCTCTATGCCGTGGTGCCGAATCGGAAGGTGCCGCTGCGCCATGCCCTTGCAGGAGGTATTCTCGCTGCCCTGTTGTTTGAGAGTGCAAAGCGGGGTTTTGCTCTATATGTCACCCATTTTCCCACCTACGAGGCAATCTACGGTGCTATGGCGGTGATCCCGATATTTCTGATCTGGATATACCTCTCTTGGCTGGTGACCCTGCTTGGGGCGGAGTTTACCTACTGCCTCGGCATCTTTCGGGACGACTGGCACGAGCGGTTAAACACTCGCGGTAGCAACTTTCTGTTGGCGCTTCGTCTGATTGGCCATCTGCGGGAGGCGCAGATGCTGGGGGAGCAGCGTTCATGCCAAGACCTGTCAAAGCGGGAACCGGAAGTCTCTGAAGAGCACCTGGAGGCATCGCTGTATATCCTGCAAGGGGCGAAACTGGTGTTGCGTACAGAGGAGAAGAATTGGGCGTTAGCCAGGAACCTGCAGGAGGTGAAACTCAGTGATCTCTACCGTGCAGCGCCTTTTGTGCTGCCGGACGCTGATAAGCTGGATGAGGGGTCAGTGGTATTGTCGAGTATTCTGCAGACTCTCGAGAGAGATATTGAAAAGGGTATGAATTGCCCGCTGGAAGCGCTCTACCGTCAGGCTTAGACCTGGAATTGCTGAAGCGATGCTATTTGTATCTGACCTTAAGCCGCTCGTAATAGGGACTCGATGAAGCCTGCTCCGTCGGCACTATAATCGGTGCCGGTATCTGTTCCGCCACAAGATATTCGCGCCCGGTTTTGAGCTGCCCTTTGGTAGACAGTAGCGTGTTTTTTTTCGGGACTCCCCGGTCGACGTAGAGACAAGGCTGTGTGCGGAGGTCGCCACCACTCCCTCCGATGGGGTTGAGAGTAACCGGCATTACGTGCCCCTTTAGAAACTGTATCCCCAACTCCAACATATCACTGCCCCTCTTGAGTGCGCGTCTTACTTCACCGATTTTCAGGCTGTCCGGCTGGTCGGGATGTTTTTCAGTGATCAATACCAGTTGACCGACCATTTTAAGACTCGAGCTTTGCAGCGGCAGATGAATCGCTACACCGGTTTTGCTGCAGTTGGTCAGTTTGCAGGTGAAACGTTGGTGGCGGGGTTTGAAACCTCCGCCCAGATTGCCGGATGCCAGAGTCACCGATTCTCCTTCCTCCTCATCGGGTCTGCTGGCTGCAGGAGTGGCAATACCAAGAAAGTGGTGGATCGAACTGATGCCGATGGCAACGGTAACCTGTCCATAGGTATCCTGTCTTTTGCTGTTGCGTTCCATGCGGATATGCCAGGATTTCAGCATGTCGCGCAGCGTCACTGCAGCATCTTCCGAACTGAGGTGCTGCAGTCCCATTGGAGGGGCTTCATCACGTAGCTCGATCTTTCGCAGACTCTTGTGCAGGCGTTTGCTGACTGGATTGATGTTGAGCAGGCGGAAGCGGGGAGATGCCAATGTGCCGGAGGTATCCGGATCGAAAAGCCGTGGTGGCACCTCGCCCAGCATATCGATGATATAGCGACCGGCCGGGTCCGCATCGAATTTCAGTTCTTCGAAACGTGCTTTGCCTGCAAATTGGTTCAGATAGCCGTAGCGGAGTCGTGCTTCCCCTGCCTTCAGATGGCAGGGGTCGAGTAGCGCCAGCAGCAGGAGACGTTTCAGCTGGTGGGCGACAGAGGCGTTCTTTGGTACGGCCTGGTCACGGTCGTCGACCAGATCGTGTTGTTGGTTCTGCTGTTCCGCCAGATTGTAGAGCTGGAGGATTTCACGCCAGGCATTGATGGCCTGGCAGTCATAACCTTCGAAAGTGGTCAGTTGGTCAAGAGAGAGAAATTTGATGGCGTAGTAGATCCCCCCCAACAGTCTTTTGCGGTGTTTGAGCCATGATTTCTGACGCAGGCATTCATTGACAATATGTTTGTGACCGTAGGCCATCTCCTGCATCAACTGGCGGATCTGCTTCACGCTGGGTGCGCCGGGTTTGTTTGAGGCGATCCGGCAGAGTCGGGTTGTGGGCAATCGGTAGAGTTCCATCAACTCTATGCGGTCAGGGACCCGTCCAGGAAAACGATTGAGTTGTGCAAGATTGGTGATGATCGCCTCAGCCACGCGCGCTGGACTGGCGTAAGGGAGGGAAGCGATCCATTGGCGCAGGGATCCGGGATGTGTCTCCACATTCGGGTTTTCGATGGAATCGGGTGCAGGAACAGTAAACTTGGGACGCCGCATCGAATCATTTGGTCTGCTGAAAATCTGAAACATATTGATAGTATCGGTATTCCGTGGCGGGTTCACCCTTTATAAGTTTCTGCTGATTGATGCAGTTTACGTCTCTTGAATGGTTATCGGCGGTCACCGTTAAATCTTGAAAAATCGGGCTGCGGTATATCTTTCATGATTGAAATCCCCGGAATTTATCCCGACAATGGGGGTCGGATAATTGAGAGTGCCGTTGCCGGCGCTTCTCTCCAGAAGAATCAACAAGTACCAGAGGCACCCTATGCGCAATCCACCCCCAGTGTGGCGGCTACTACTATTGGGCTGTTTGGCCCTGTTCAGCACGGCATCGTTCTCAGAGCCCGTGGACTTTGAGTTGCCGGGACTCGATGGTAAGACTCACAAGCTTTCCGATTACCGGGGCAAGTGGGTGTTGGTCAACTACTGGGCTACCTGGTGTCCTCCCTGCAGGGAGGAGTTGCCGGAGCTGGAGGTCTTTCACTCCAACCACAAGGACAAGGATGCTGTGGTGTTGGGTGTTGCCTTTGAGCGCATTGATAAAAAACGCCTGAGCCGCTTTGTCAAAGAGCAGTTTCTCAGCTATCCGATCCTGTTGGGCAAACCAGCCGCTGACTCGGAGTTAGGGAAAATTCCCGGCCTGCCGACCTCTTTTTTAATCTCACCGAGTGGTGAAGTAGCGGCTCGGCAGGTGGGGCCGTTAACCGCAGATGACCTGGAAAGTTTTATTGCCAACAATGCTGAGTAGGTGGCTCGATGTGAGGATTTTCCTCTCCATTGTCCTGATGCTGTTCATGCTCTCTGCCGGGGCGGTGAGCAGAGACTCTGCTGATCACTTTTTTGATCAGTCGCTGGGGGATTTCAGTGAGGAGCTGGAGCTTGCCCGCGAGGAGGGTAAAACGGGTATCCTTATCATGTTCGAGATGGATGAGTGTCCATTTTGTCATCGTATGAAAGACACTGTGCTGAATCAGTCCGAGGTTCAGGAGTACTATAAACAACACTTTCTGATCTTCACCGTGGATATAGAGGGGGACGTGGCGATTACCGACTTCCAGGGTGAGCAGGTCTCGCAGAAGGATTTTGCCTTTAAACAGTTTCGTGTGCGAGCCACGCCGGTATTCGGTTTTTTCGATCTGGAGGGTAAACTGATCAGTCGCTTTACAGGTGCCACCCGCGATGCCCAGGAGTTTCTCTGGCTTGGAGAGTATGTGGTGAACGGCGAGTATAAAAAGATCAGTTTTTCCCGCTATAAACGACAAAAGAGAAAGGAAAAAAGAGCGCGGTGACCCGCCTTCGAATCCCGATAACCTTGGTTTTTACTCTGGCTGGATGGATCTGTTTTTCGCCGGTCCGGGCGGCCGACAGCCTATCTGAGCCACTCCCATCCCCCCTGACGCTGCAACAGGCGCTGAAACTGGCCGATGGCATGCATCCCGACCGGGAGCTGGCTGATGCAACGCTCCAACGCGCCCAGGCTGAGCAGTCCGGTGTCGATGCCAGCGATGACCTGCAGTTTGGTTTCGAGGCGGCTCTGAAGGTGGTCAACCCTTCATACAACGCCGTCGATCAATCCAGCAATGACAGCTGGGCGAAACTGAAACTGAGCAAACGGTTGTATGATTTTGGCCGCACCGACAGTGCGCTGGCCGCAGCGGATGCGGCACGGCGAAGCGAGGAATGGAATCTGTTGGATGTACGCCAACAGCGGCGACTGGAAGTAATGGCCAGATTCTTCGATGTACTGCTGGCGGACCTGGAATATGCGCGGGAGAATGAGGCGATGTCGATCGCCTTCGTCCGGTTGGACAAGGCTCGCAGCCGATCCGAACTGGGCGGGATCTCCGATCTTGAGCTGCTGCGGCTCGAAGATCTTTTTCAGAAGGTAAGGCGGCGTACCATCAGTAGCCAGAACAAGCAGCGTATTACC from Gammaproteobacteria bacterium (ex Lamellibrachia satsuma) harbors:
- a CDS encoding DUF3108 domain-containing protein — protein: MKATGFFRYWLAGIPLLLCSSLLSAESPFQLRSFDAGFQVTNYGVPLGSLTLQLTLTEDGKYLYHAHTRPERLVDWFQTDEVQETSEGVLKNSDIVPHAYEYRLGNGEIRNLTRLQFDWPEQRVWTESGGTRWSQEISPGVQDKFSQQLAIRFDLAKGRQQVSYQVADGGRLKRYQFRVVGREWIQTPLGRLKCLKVNRSKEGLAPDYTIWFAPSLDYLPVRIERDRFLGRYRMELKQLTLK
- the purN gene encoding phosphoribosylglycinamide formyltransferase, whose translation is MSDNHKLPLVALISGGGTNLQAIIDGAVGDLPVEIRAVISNRPDVLGLTRAENAGIPTRVLNHKTFPDRESYDQALIELIEEYQPGLVVLAGFMRILTPGFVRHYAGRMFNIHPSLLPKFRGLNTHQQALDEGETLHGASVHFVTEELDGGPLIVQAQVPVRDGDDAGTLANRVLQREHLIYPLAIRWFAQQRLRLAENGQVYLDNQPLQQPVLFTPDQEIV
- the purM gene encoding phosphoribosylformylglycinamidine cyclo-ligase yields the protein MAQDSTRNSETQLSYRDAGVDIDAGNSLIERIKPIVKKTFRPGVLSGLGGFGALFELPLDRYSEPVLVSGTDGVGTKLKLALELKRHDTIGIDLVAMCVNDIVVAGAEPLFFLDYYATGKLELDVATDVVSGIAKGCELAGAALTGGETAEMPGMYSEGDYDLAGFCVGIAEKRKLIQGELVKPGDVLIGLAASGPHSNGYSLIRKILEVSGADLAEPMGEGTLGEALLAPTHIYVKSLLALMAEVEIHALAHITGGGLPENLPRVLPAGSKAVIDSDSWQLPEVFSWLQSKGSVIQSEMLRTFNCGVGMVVCIAAEDSERAMQMLNDSGETAWRLGQIETSDSDEPVVEISGSLGA
- a CDS encoding DUF2066 domain-containing protein, which codes for MIFKQTWLILLLLLWCTGAVAERVSGLYEAAVPVVGQGAQARAPAMREAFGQVLIKISGNRDLLQQEDLAKRLKRAPRYVQQYRYRMLEQPLSDDPAPVVDPENPLPDRLLWVRFDEKAVNRLLREASVPVWGGTRPSTLVWLTRDAKGRRTLYQQDMEPELATTVTETADQRGLPVVMPLMDLEDRNALQVSDLWGDFEENIRRASQRYLPDVILAGRLHRQGGQAWSGDWTLYLPDGVEQWQIQGKSDLALAREGVQQAVDLLAARFAPQSASQGVEALRIRVSGMLNLADYVLVKDYLRSLVMIEQLDLLAAGSEQVSFLARVQGGREALERGILLGGVLESVVTSDEVVEAEASPPEDFDVQSLDYRLRQ
- a CDS encoding CDP-alcohol phosphatidyltransferase family protein; the protein is MQPRDIPNLISFLRILLSVPVVWLLFEREFSAALMLFAIAGISDGLDGFLAKHYGWESRLGGMLDPLADKALLMSSFLVLGALGLVPVWLVILVIFRDLLIIGGALYYHFSIEELQADPSLISKLNTLLQILLVIFVVTDAGPYPLPAVLVSVLVWSTLATTVASGVGYVWVWSRKAKEKGLRS
- the hda gene encoding DnaA regulatory inactivator Hda, translated to MMSSQLALGIGLKPTVNFSGFISGRNGEALSRLLTGTDPFIYLWGESGSGKTHLLQASCHQQDESGGTCAYIPLEQTSELEPGILEGLETLDLVCLDDVEKVAGDPAWEIALFNLFNQLRERDARLLITANSAPAGVDIHLPDLASRLTWGPCYHLLPLDDDGRLILLTQLSQQRGLELSKDTASYLLHRIPRDIGSITGLLEQLDQASLAAKRKLTIPFVREVLGL
- the wrbA gene encoding NAD(P)H:quinone oxidoreductase, giving the protein MAEILILYYSRHGSTAGMARQIARGVEDVSGVTARLRTVPEVSSVCEATAEAIPESGAPYATDADLQACAGLILGSPTRFGNMAAPLKYFLDQTSRLWMTGSLIDKPAAVFTSTSSMHGVQETTLLSMMLPLMHHGMILMGLPYSETDLLHTRTGGTPYGASHLAGGESNLPLSDEEKTLCRALGKRVAAKAVQLTSND
- the arsC gene encoding arsenate reductase (glutaredoxin) (This arsenate reductase requires both glutathione and glutaredoxin to convert arsenate to arsenite, after which the efflux transporter formed by ArsA and ArsB can extrude the arsenite from the cell, providing resistance.), which translates into the protein MSVEIFHNPRCSKSRQTLQLLKDNGVEPEIVEYLKTPPNRDTLEQVLDMLGMEPRDLMRKKESEYKENNLADASLTRDQLIDAMITHPKLIERPIVIKNGKAALGRPPEQVLEII
- a CDS encoding virulence factor BrkB family protein encodes the protein MSMDPAARGRLYLHRIRQFSALLLHHFVKDGGVQNTAALTYTTLLSLVPLMTVMLALFSVFPASERVAVEIEDFVFKNFVPAAGEVVHEHLSNFSSKAAKLSGVGFVFLLVVALMLMGNIDKAFNTIWHVRKKRGAMSTFIVYWAILSLGPVLIVVSVGVTSYLVSIPILNDDETVQQLRSRFLSMSPVLISALAFTLLYAVVPNRKVPLRHALAGGILAALLFESAKRGFALYVTHFPTYEAIYGAMAVIPIFLIWIYLSWLVTLLGAEFTYCLGIFRDDWHERLNTRGSNFLLALRLIGHLREAQMLGEQRSCQDLSKREPEVSEEHLEASLYILQGAKLVLRTEEKNWALARNLQEVKLSDLYRAAPFVLPDADKLDEGSVVLSSILQTLERDIEKGMNCPLEALYRQA
- a CDS encoding PilZ domain-containing protein; the encoded protein is MRRPKFTVPAPDSIENPNVETHPGSLRQWIASLPYASPARVAEAIITNLAQLNRFPGRVPDRIELMELYRLPTTRLCRIASNKPGAPSVKQIRQLMQEMAYGHKHIVNECLRQKSWLKHRKRLLGGIYYAIKFLSLDQLTTFEGYDCQAINAWREILQLYNLAEQQNQQHDLVDDRDQAVPKNASVAHQLKRLLLLALLDPCHLKAGEARLRYGYLNQFAGKARFEELKFDADPAGRYIIDMLGEVPPRLFDPDTSGTLASPRFRLLNINPVSKRLHKSLRKIELRDEAPPMGLQHLSSEDAAVTLRDMLKSWHIRMERNSKRQDTYGQVTVAIGISSIHHFLGIATPAASRPDEEEGESVTLASGNLGGGFKPRHQRFTCKLTNCSKTGVAIHLPLQSSSLKMVGQLVLITEKHPDQPDSLKIGEVRRALKRGSDMLELGIQFLKGHVMPVTLNPIGGSGGDLRTQPCLYVDRGVPKKNTLLSTKGQLKTGREYLVAEQIPAPIIVPTEQASSSPYYERLKVRYK
- a CDS encoding TlpA family protein disulfide reductase, which produces MRNPPPVWRLLLLGCLALFSTASFSEPVDFELPGLDGKTHKLSDYRGKWVLVNYWATWCPPCREELPELEVFHSNHKDKDAVVLGVAFERIDKKRLSRFVKEQFLSYPILLGKPAADSELGKIPGLPTSFLISPSGEVAARQVGPLTADDLESFIANNAE
- a CDS encoding thioredoxin fold domain-containing protein, which codes for MLSRWLDVRIFLSIVLMLFMLSAGAVSRDSADHFFDQSLGDFSEELELAREEGKTGILIMFEMDECPFCHRMKDTVLNQSEVQEYYKQHFLIFTVDIEGDVAITDFQGEQVSQKDFAFKQFRVRATPVFGFFDLEGKLISRFTGATRDAQEFLWLGEYVVNGEYKKISFSRYKRQKRKEKRAR